Within Massilia litorea, the genomic segment CGGCTTCCGCCGCGTTCAACGACCTGAAACGCGAACTCGGGCAGCTCGTCATGGAAGAGCAGCAGCGCCATCACATCGATGAGCGGCGCATGGCGATCGTGGACTGAGCCGCAGCCTGGCAGGCCGGGCAGGGGCCTGCCACTCGCGTGCCTTGATGGTGTAGACTCGCGCTATGCACAACACCCTCTTTTTCGCCGCGGCCATCCTGTACGCGGCCTGCGCCCTGCTGGCCTCAAACCGGGGCGCCGTCATCTCCGGCGTCACCGCGCTGGCCTGGGCGGTGCACGGCGCCGCCCTGTGGAGCGACGCGTTCGCACCCGGCGGCCTGCGCATCGGTTTTGCCATCATGCTCTCGGCCGCGCTGTGGGTGTCGGTGGGCGCCTACTGGATCGAGAACCGGAATTTCGCCCTCGACGGCCTGCGCCGCCTGGTCATGCCCTGCGCCTGCGCCGCGGCTTTGCTGCCGCTGGTCTTCCCGGGCGCGATCATGCCGCTGCAGAACCAGTCGAGCGCCTTCGGCTGGCATGTGGCGGTCGCGGTGCTGGCCTACAGTACGCTGACGATTGCCGCCTTCCACGCGGTCCTGATGGCCTTGCAGGAAACCCGCCTGCATGCGCGCACGGTGACGGCCGGCGGCGGCTGGCTCGGCGGCGCGCTCGACCAGCTGCCGGCCTTGCTGACCATGGAAAAGCTGCTGTTCCGCCTGATCTGGATCGGTTTCGTGCTGCTCAGTCTCACGGTGCTGTCGGGCGTCGTGTTCTCGGAACAGCTGTTTGGCCGGGCGCTGCGCTGGGACCACAAGAATGTCTTCGCGCTGCTGTCGTGGATGCTGTTCGCAGCCTTGCTCGCCGGACGCTACCTGCGCGGCTGGCGCGGCAAGACGGCGCTGCGCTTCACGCTGGCCGGCTTCGCCACGCTGGCGCTGGCCTATGTCGGCAGCCGCTTCGTGCTCGAAGTCGTGCTGCATCGGGGGATCGCATGAGCCGCCTCGTCTTCTGGATCGCCCTGGCTGTCCTGATCTTCTTCGCCGTGCGCGCGAAGCTGCGCGCAGCCGTGCGCAACCAGCAGATGCACGTGCCGCCGCAGGGGCGTCCCGCCGCGGCGCCGCCGGCGGCGATCGAAGACATGACCAGCTGCGCGCACTGCGGCCTGCATTTCCCGGTCTCGGAAGCGGTACGGGCCGACGGCCGCGACTACTGCAGCCCGGCGCACGTGCCGCCTGTTGCGCACTAATTGATGACCGGCTGGCAGGTGCTGTCCACGCAATCGCGCGCGACCTTCTGGCGCTCGCTCGGGGCGCTGACCGTCACGCGCATCGTGATCGCGCTGGTGCTGATCCTGTACCTCGCCTTCGACGTGCGCGAGGGCAGTGTCCAGGCCTCCCCGGCATACGTGCGCATCTGCCTGTTCTACCTCGGCGCCGCCCTCGTGTTCGGTGCATTGAGCCTGTCCTGGCGGCGCCGCTTCACGATCCAGCTGGCGTCGCAGATCGCGGTCGACCTGGCCGTGATCTCGCTGTTGTATCTTGCCGCCGGCGGCCTGCGCAGCGGCCTCGGTATCCTGTACCTGTTCCCGCTGGCGGGCGCGGCGATCCTGGCGCCGCTGGTGCCGGCCCTGTTTTCGGCTGCGCTGGCGACCCTGTTCGTCCTGTTCGAGGCGGCCTGGCAGATGGTCAGGCGCGAAGGCGAACCGGCGCTGATGCAGGCGGGGATGTACGGCATCGCCTTTTTCGCCGTGGTCTGGCTGGTCAACCGGCTG encodes:
- a CDS encoding cytochrome C assembly family protein; this encodes MHNTLFFAAAILYAACALLASNRGAVISGVTALAWAVHGAALWSDAFAPGGLRIGFAIMLSAALWVSVGAYWIENRNFALDGLRRLVMPCACAAALLPLVFPGAIMPLQNQSSAFGWHVAVAVLAYSTLTIAAFHAVLMALQETRLHARTVTAGGGWLGGALDQLPALLTMEKLLFRLIWIGFVLLSLTVLSGVVFSEQLFGRALRWDHKNVFALLSWMLFAALLAGRYLRGWRGKTALRFTLAGFATLALAYVGSRFVLEVVLHRGIA
- a CDS encoding PP0621 family protein, which codes for MSRLVFWIALAVLIFFAVRAKLRAAVRNQQMHVPPQGRPAAAPPAAIEDMTSCAHCGLHFPVSEAVRADGRDYCSPAHVPPVAH